From a region of the Pectobacterium aquaticum genome:
- a CDS encoding glyoxalase translates to MDQAIPGVDVLFVAGFGPIVKSLSASHALYVDTLKLPLKPVAEGSDYLVSDEMEGVKHFALWPLSQASESCFGHESWPADLPEPQSWLEFEVADIVEATSTLKAQGYVLLVEKRLEPWGQQVTRFLSPEGILIGVTYTPWLRG, encoded by the coding sequence ATGGATCAGGCTATACCGGGTGTAGACGTGCTGTTTGTGGCAGGTTTCGGGCCGATCGTGAAATCCCTTTCTGCCAGCCATGCGCTCTATGTTGATACGCTGAAGTTGCCGCTGAAGCCCGTTGCGGAAGGGAGCGACTATCTGGTGAGTGATGAGATGGAGGGCGTGAAGCATTTCGCGCTGTGGCCGCTCTCACAGGCTAGCGAATCCTGTTTCGGGCACGAAAGTTGGCCTGCGGATCTTCCTGAACCGCAAAGCTGGCTGGAGTTCGAAGTGGCTGACATAGTGGAAGCGACCAGTACGCTGAAAGCGCAAGGCTATGTGTTGCTGGTGGAAAAACGTCTTGAGCCTTGGGGACAGCAGGTTACGCGTTTCCTGAGTCCCGAAGGCATTCTGATTGGCGTGACTTATACGCCGTGGCTACGGGGTTGA